One window of Chloroflexus aggregans DSM 9485 genomic DNA carries:
- a CDS encoding UDP-2,3-diacylglucosamine diphosphatase, giving the protein MPTKTNNSSSQHAQARVFAARYVQRIVRWWLALLIRLTIAVALLFAFRWIVLRFRRVRIRPTSYATPPIGPEEIDTQRRRIVMSDLHLGGGDRRDDFCDDEALIAFIEQYVMQEPTELILAGDTFEFLQVSLPDVADDEWSQRAAARRLQAIIEAHSGVIDALRRFVQPTDNRLTILIGNHDFELHYPAAKEVLRQVLHLPANDPRLRFGISYHGGGVYIVHGNQFDRWNRFVNFAGISEPFEVVRGTQLVKEVINELEEDPFPLAPLIDNIKPSSAFFWYLMSLQRLRDPAARRFVTRGVIGFLQVTAWAPPHHLSSEPDEWLRRSPLLALWQPIAAFRRQRVTRHQAIARQLGAAAEAFSGLPEVVDQVRDEARRQASREVSTFNDEIAREMALIARLPAYRNDHLFVCGHTHLARVIELGEGRRYINVGTWTDIVFDVETMRRPSQRYPFLEIPSGEDGAHRAQLLVWHGVDQPPYPWHEEEPPRQR; this is encoded by the coding sequence ATGCCGACCAAAACCAACAACTCATCTTCCCAGCATGCGCAAGCGAGAGTCTTTGCAGCAAGGTATGTACAGCGAATTGTACGATGGTGGCTCGCCCTGTTGATCCGGCTAACCATTGCTGTTGCCCTCCTGTTCGCTTTCCGCTGGATCGTGCTACGCTTTCGACGTGTGCGCATTCGTCCTACCTCATATGCAACACCCCCAATCGGACCAGAAGAGATTGACACTCAGCGCCGACGAATTGTGATGAGTGATCTTCATCTCGGTGGTGGCGATCGGCGTGATGACTTTTGTGATGATGAAGCCCTGATTGCCTTCATCGAACAGTATGTCATGCAAGAACCAACCGAACTGATCCTTGCCGGCGACACCTTCGAGTTTTTACAGGTCAGCCTGCCCGATGTCGCTGATGATGAGTGGTCGCAACGGGCTGCCGCGCGACGGTTGCAAGCGATCATTGAGGCACACTCCGGCGTAATTGATGCGCTGCGCCGATTTGTCCAACCAACTGATAACCGGTTGACCATCTTGATCGGCAATCACGACTTTGAATTGCATTACCCGGCAGCGAAAGAAGTCTTGCGACAGGTACTTCACCTACCGGCCAACGATCCGCGGTTGCGGTTTGGGATCAGTTATCACGGTGGCGGTGTCTATATCGTACACGGTAATCAGTTTGACCGGTGGAATCGGTTCGTCAATTTTGCCGGTATCAGCGAACCGTTCGAGGTGGTACGCGGGACACAGTTGGTCAAAGAGGTCATCAACGAGCTTGAAGAAGATCCGTTCCCGTTAGCCCCCTTGATCGACAACATTAAGCCATCGTCAGCCTTCTTCTGGTATCTGATGAGTTTGCAACGACTGCGTGATCCGGCAGCACGACGTTTTGTGACCCGCGGAGTGATCGGTTTCTTGCAAGTTACGGCGTGGGCACCGCCACACCATCTGTCGAGTGAACCCGACGAATGGTTACGACGCTCGCCGTTGCTGGCGCTGTGGCAACCGATTGCTGCATTTCGTCGCCAGCGTGTTACTCGCCATCAAGCAATTGCGCGCCAGCTTGGTGCTGCCGCAGAGGCATTCAGTGGTTTACCCGAAGTGGTTGATCAGGTACGTGACGAAGCCCGTCGGCAAGCCAGTCGTGAAGTGAGTACCTTCAACGATGAGATCGCACGGGAGATGGCGCTCATCGCTCGTCTACCGGCCTATCGTAACGACCACCTCTTTGTGTGTGGTCACACCCATTTGGCTCGCGTGATCGAGCTAGGCGAGGGACGGCGCTATATCAACGTTGGCACATGGACAGACATTGTGTTTGACGTAGAGACGATGCGTCGGCCTAGCCAGCGCTATCCATTTCTCGAGATTCCCAGCGGTGAAGATGGTGCGCATCGCGCGCAGTTGTTGGTCTGGCATGGGGTCGATCAACCACCATACCCATGGCACGAAGAAGAGCCGCCGCGCCAGCGTTAG
- a CDS encoding phosphoribosylanthranilate isomerase, whose product MSRIIKICGLRTIDRALAAATAGADLIGLVFAPSRRRVTVAEAQAIAAAVRTLPPPRPLIVGLFVNEPAHVIAEIARTVGLEAIQLSGDEPADFSIPIELPLIKAIRMTGDPTEEAWLARIAATKPATGNRLPTMTALVDAHIAGVYGGTGQQADWQRAAHLARRVPTLLAGGLTPANVAQAIAVVNPLGVDVSSGVERDGQKDPELMAAFVRAVRMSDAVAECGAERCCTE is encoded by the coding sequence TTGAGTAGGATTATCAAAATCTGTGGCTTACGCACGATTGATCGCGCGCTGGCAGCCGCCACTGCCGGCGCCGATCTGATCGGGCTTGTATTCGCCCCAAGCCGCCGGCGCGTTACTGTGGCCGAAGCACAGGCAATTGCAGCAGCGGTACGTACTCTCCCTCCACCACGACCGTTGATCGTGGGGTTATTCGTGAACGAACCGGCTCACGTGATCGCTGAGATCGCTCGCACCGTCGGGTTGGAGGCAATCCAGTTGAGCGGCGATGAGCCGGCCGATTTTTCCATTCCGATTGAGTTACCACTGATCAAGGCCATCCGTATGACCGGTGATCCGACCGAGGAGGCATGGCTGGCCCGGATCGCGGCGACGAAACCGGCCACCGGCAATCGCTTACCGACCATGACTGCGCTCGTTGATGCTCACATCGCCGGTGTGTATGGCGGTACCGGCCAACAGGCCGATTGGCAACGGGCGGCACACCTAGCTCGGCGTGTGCCTACCTTGCTGGCCGGCGGTTTGACTCCGGCAAATGTCGCACAGGCAATTGCCGTCGTTAACCCGCTGGGGGTCGATGTGAGTAGTGGCGTGGAGCGAGATGGACAGAAAGACCCGGAGTTGATGGCAGCGTTTGTGCGGGCTGTGAGGATGAGTGATGCAGTTGCGGAATGTGGCGCTGAAAGGTGTTGCACCGAGTAG
- a CDS encoding SPL family radical SAM protein, with amino-acid sequence MAYYQREIAPNVPPLSPRRPLINEYFLSAYTMSIYAGCEFGCPYCDSWVYHERPLNETIAIPVDLPQRLAAVLPTIDRGDLIAISALSDPYQPAEETYRITRQVLQLFAEHRQPCLVMTKSPLVLEDRSLLQKINEQSLAIVVTTLLTLDQHLATRIEARAPSPQLRLELITELKRAGIPVGVALVPIMPYVNDSNLNLRRVLHACATAGADFVIWDYLHIPNERHRHRINVLLNRLGSYPPRYYRDIYRDQATVNPLYRYDRDYELLQRCDELGLAPRAPHHLFAGKLSPRNEAALLLRHTAFRDRVQGRDRLATLHRELADAVYRGRIRAADLRQSPLYPTIGPLLGLSATG; translated from the coding sequence ATGGCCTACTATCAACGCGAAATTGCTCCGAACGTACCGCCGCTTAGCCCACGCCGTCCGCTCATCAACGAGTACTTTCTCTCGGCCTACACGATGAGCATCTATGCCGGCTGTGAGTTTGGCTGCCCGTATTGTGACAGTTGGGTCTATCACGAACGACCGCTCAACGAGACGATTGCCATCCCGGTCGACTTACCGCAGCGCCTTGCTGCCGTCCTACCGACGATTGATCGTGGAGATTTGATCGCCATCAGTGCCTTGAGCGATCCCTATCAGCCCGCCGAAGAGACGTATCGTATCACGCGGCAGGTGTTGCAACTCTTTGCCGAGCATCGTCAGCCTTGTCTGGTGATGACGAAGAGTCCGCTCGTGCTTGAAGATCGTTCACTGTTACAGAAGATCAACGAGCAGAGTTTGGCAATCGTGGTTACGACGCTACTCACGCTCGATCAGCATTTGGCGACCCGCATCGAGGCTCGTGCGCCGTCGCCCCAGTTACGCCTTGAACTGATTACCGAATTGAAACGGGCCGGGATTCCGGTTGGGGTAGCGTTGGTGCCGATTATGCCCTACGTCAACGATAGCAATCTCAATCTGCGCCGTGTATTGCACGCTTGCGCAACTGCCGGCGCCGATTTTGTGATTTGGGATTACCTACACATCCCGAACGAGCGCCATCGGCATCGGATCAACGTATTACTGAACCGGCTTGGTTCCTACCCGCCGCGTTACTACCGTGATATCTATCGCGATCAGGCAACGGTCAATCCGCTCTACCGGTACGATCGCGACTACGAATTACTTCAGCGCTGCGACGAGCTGGGTTTAGCACCGCGCGCCCCGCATCATCTCTTTGCCGGCAAGTTATCACCGCGTAACGAAGCTGCTTTGCTCTTGCGTCATACGGCTTTTCGTGATCGCGTACAGGGGCGTGATCGATTAGCGACGCTCCACCGTGAACTGGCCGACGCCGTCTACCGAGGCCGTATTCGGGCTGCCGATCTCCGGCAAAGCCCGCTCTACCCCACCATTGGCCCGCTCCTGGGATTATCGGCCACCGGCTGA
- a CDS encoding glycosyltransferase family 2 protein has product MEHTLSPIGVVVVSYNTAPLLRRCLASLQACTLPLRIVVVDNGSQDESVALVRREFPTVTVRERPDNPGYAAACNEGISLLVDTCGAILVLNPDTELLPGAIEAMADFLAAHPRVGLVGPRLLNPDHTLQRAAFRFPDLITTALDLFPPGEVLPGRLYDSWWHGRYPAELGDAPFPIDYPLGACMMVRSATIGEVGLMDEDYFMYCEEIDWCRRIKQAGWAIWQVPAAHVIHVGSAATGQFRWKMYVALWRARARYTAKFGGRGLRYAHTALVTLGMLRLIGKAWRDYFSGRIDRDSLRGQLLAYGLILRTTGNLAAQPVAKATG; this is encoded by the coding sequence ATGGAACATACCTTGTCGCCGATTGGCGTTGTCGTCGTTTCGTACAATACGGCCCCCTTGTTGCGGCGTTGTCTGGCGTCGTTGCAGGCATGCACGTTGCCACTGCGGATTGTTGTGGTGGATAACGGCTCGCAAGATGAGAGCGTCGCGCTGGTGCGGCGTGAATTCCCGACGGTGACGGTGCGAGAACGGCCGGATAATCCCGGCTATGCGGCTGCGTGTAACGAGGGTATCAGCCTACTCGTAGATACCTGTGGGGCGATTTTGGTGCTGAACCCCGACACCGAGCTATTACCGGGAGCAATTGAAGCGATGGCCGATTTCCTTGCGGCGCATCCGCGCGTTGGGTTGGTGGGGCCGCGCTTGCTCAACCCCGATCACACACTTCAACGAGCTGCCTTCCGTTTTCCCGATCTGATCACGACGGCCCTCGATCTCTTCCCGCCCGGCGAAGTCTTGCCCGGTCGCCTCTACGACTCGTGGTGGCACGGACGTTACCCGGCTGAACTTGGTGATGCTCCCTTTCCGATTGACTACCCCCTTGGCGCCTGTATGATGGTACGCAGCGCTACCATTGGCGAAGTGGGGCTTATGGACGAAGACTATTTTATGTACTGTGAAGAGATCGACTGGTGCCGACGGATCAAGCAGGCCGGATGGGCAATCTGGCAGGTTCCGGCGGCACACGTTATTCACGTCGGTAGTGCAGCTACCGGCCAATTCCGGTGGAAAATGTACGTCGCCTTGTGGCGGGCACGGGCGCGGTACACGGCCAAGTTCGGGGGCCGAGGTCTACGCTACGCACATACCGCCCTCGTCACTCTCGGTATGCTCCGCCTGATCGGCAAGGCGTGGCGTGATTACTTCAGTGGACGGATCGACCGGGACTCCCTACGCGGGCAACTCCTCGCCTACGGATTAATTTTGCGCACAACCGGCAATTTGGCTGCTCAACCGGTTGCGAAGGCGACAGGCTGA
- a CDS encoding inositol monophosphatase family protein: MLDFAIDVAYRAGALIRAGAEREITYEPKQHADVVTEVDRASEALIVGAIRARYPDHAIVAEEGSGVSMASPYTWLIDPLDGTLNFLHGLPIFAVSIALLAYNEPLLGVVYDPMRNELFYAERGKGAFLNGRRLHVSRTSALARSLLSSGLPYDRFTQPDNNLTELTYLAMLVQDIRRPGSAALDLCAVAAGRTDGHWELGLKPWDVAAGGLIAREAGATVTDWQGGEWRPLSGDRIVATNGLIHAELLAALAAARRQREQNPMSDTISPRS, from the coding sequence ATGCTAGATTTTGCCATTGATGTAGCCTATCGAGCCGGTGCTCTGATTCGGGCTGGGGCTGAACGTGAGATTACCTACGAACCAAAACAACACGCCGATGTCGTTACCGAAGTCGATCGGGCCAGCGAGGCCCTCATCGTCGGTGCGATCCGCGCTCGCTACCCCGACCATGCGATCGTCGCCGAAGAAGGTAGCGGCGTTAGTATGGCTTCTCCCTACACGTGGCTGATCGATCCGCTCGATGGCACGCTCAACTTTCTCCATGGCTTGCCCATCTTTGCCGTCTCAATTGCCCTCCTTGCCTACAACGAACCGCTGCTCGGCGTGGTCTACGACCCGATGCGCAACGAACTCTTCTACGCTGAACGTGGCAAGGGGGCGTTTCTCAACGGTCGCCGTCTCCACGTCTCGCGAACATCGGCGTTAGCCCGTAGTCTATTGAGCAGTGGCTTACCGTATGATCGCTTTACGCAGCCCGACAACAACTTGACCGAGCTGACCTATCTGGCGATGCTGGTGCAAGATATTCGTCGGCCCGGTTCAGCGGCGCTTGATCTCTGTGCTGTTGCTGCCGGGCGTACCGATGGTCATTGGGAATTGGGTTTGAAGCCGTGGGATGTTGCTGCCGGTGGTTTGATTGCGCGTGAAGCCGGTGCCACCGTCACCGATTGGCAGGGTGGCGAGTGGCGCCCGCTCAGTGGTGATCGAATTGTTGCAACGAATGGCTTAATTCACGCCGAACTGTTGGCTGCGTTGGCCGCAGCGCGGCGTCAACGTGAGCAAAATCCGATGTCAGATACGATCTCGCCACGTTCATAA
- the rimI gene encoding ribosomal protein S18-alanine N-acetyltransferase, giving the protein MYYFIEPMGEDDIPAVQQIERQSQMAPWSAQTYRREIRNRQSCRYVVARADTRPPNGSPSTTDYPLLVRMLQRIGLVSLLPTARPPIAGYGGIWLNERSGHITTIAVAPDHRRRGVGELLLNALIDGAYELNAEYLSLEVRVSNLAAQRLYLKYGFRPVGQRPHYYTDNQEDALVMWTDPITTTSFKERLRELRRQLYERLRQQADQPVADNPRSGPMVG; this is encoded by the coding sequence GTGTATTACTTCATCGAACCAATGGGTGAAGATGACATCCCCGCCGTACAGCAGATCGAGCGGCAAAGCCAGATGGCGCCGTGGTCGGCCCAGACCTACCGCCGCGAAATCCGCAACCGCCAGTCATGCCGCTATGTCGTCGCCCGCGCCGATACCCGCCCCCCCAACGGCTCACCCTCCACAACCGATTATCCGTTGCTTGTCCGTATGCTGCAACGGATCGGGTTGGTGAGCCTCTTACCAACTGCACGACCCCCGATTGCCGGCTACGGTGGGATTTGGCTCAACGAACGTAGTGGTCATATTACGACCATCGCGGTGGCGCCAGACCATCGCCGTCGGGGGGTGGGTGAGCTACTCCTCAATGCCTTGATCGACGGCGCGTATGAGTTGAACGCCGAATATCTCTCGCTCGAAGTGCGGGTGAGCAACCTCGCCGCACAACGCCTCTACCTCAAATACGGGTTCCGCCCGGTCGGTCAGCGTCCTCATTATTATACCGATAACCAAGAAGACGCCCTGGTGATGTGGACCGACCCGATCACGACCACCAGCTTCAAAGAGCGGTTGCGCGAGTTGCGTCGCCAATTGTACGAACGGTTACGTCAACAAGCCGATCAGCCGGTGGCCGATAATCCCAGGAGCGGGCCAATGGTGGGGTAG
- a CDS encoding NYN domain-containing protein gives MYDQKRPDVAVFIDFENIYVSVRDKLNATPNFEAIMDRCNDLGRVVISRAYADWYRYPRITSALYANAIEPIYVATYYYDKDAGRTGRAIKNSVDMNLCIDAMKTLYTNPNISRFVLVTGDRDFIPLVHSIRQHGKEVYIIGIGGAASTHLAQSADEFVFYEQLIGRQPNASAAATAIANRATELNRLPEPIEEPIAPVAPPPPPPPEPDIYDVLVQAIHLARKRGYVTTLGSLKMLMKELMGGDFKESRYRDLNGRPFTKFKDLVLDAEQRGKVQIFTKGSVNEVFLPGEDPMKLSRFAPLLTEEPPPEPLVLDPPIGSNGAVQLAEIEPVIIEEVKTTVAEIPAATPSSSNRRRRRRSRRNNRNREEVTANGLGTEPAITDDQEDRAIDELDYTPPQLEEPPVATVAIASSDEGAVIETVVPSEHLPPSLADAAEPVAVVVESEPTPKTGRSRRRRSRKATAESTPTGESSLPETTVAEPSVAEPVVAATPPAEPVVAATPPAEPTPSTTTNGSSDHVDLTLEFSTEEWQLFRTTIRELGKPATFQQLLSALQTARRKHGLPRTMEENRTMLKQAIHHGLLERTTRNRYVYYTLKELE, from the coding sequence ATGTACGACCAAAAGCGACCTGATGTCGCGGTCTTCATCGACTTCGAGAACATCTATGTGAGCGTGCGCGATAAGCTCAACGCCACACCGAACTTCGAAGCGATTATGGACCGCTGCAACGATCTCGGCCGCGTTGTGATTTCACGCGCCTACGCCGATTGGTATCGTTACCCACGTATTACGAGCGCACTGTACGCCAACGCTATCGAACCGATTTACGTAGCAACGTACTACTACGACAAAGACGCCGGACGCACCGGACGTGCTATCAAGAATAGCGTCGATATGAACCTATGTATCGACGCTATGAAGACCCTCTACACCAACCCGAATATTTCACGCTTTGTCCTTGTTACCGGCGACCGTGACTTTATTCCGCTCGTCCACAGCATTCGCCAACACGGCAAAGAAGTGTATATCATCGGGATCGGTGGAGCGGCTAGTACGCACCTTGCACAAAGCGCCGACGAATTTGTTTTCTACGAGCAACTGATCGGGCGTCAGCCGAATGCGAGCGCCGCCGCCACGGCGATTGCTAATCGTGCTACTGAGCTAAACCGACTACCCGAACCGATAGAAGAGCCGATTGCGCCGGTTGCTCCCCCACCACCCCCTCCCCCAGAACCAGACATCTACGATGTGCTGGTGCAGGCGATTCATCTTGCCCGTAAGCGCGGATACGTCACGACCCTTGGCTCGCTCAAGATGCTGATGAAAGAGCTTATGGGGGGCGATTTCAAAGAAAGCCGCTACCGCGATCTGAATGGACGCCCATTCACGAAGTTTAAGGATCTGGTGCTCGATGCTGAGCAACGTGGTAAAGTGCAAATCTTTACCAAAGGTTCGGTCAACGAGGTCTTCTTGCCGGGCGAGGATCCGATGAAGCTCTCGCGGTTTGCGCCGCTACTGACCGAAGAACCACCACCTGAGCCGTTGGTGCTTGATCCGCCAATTGGTAGCAACGGTGCGGTGCAGCTTGCAGAGATTGAACCGGTGATTATTGAAGAGGTGAAAACAACGGTTGCTGAGATACCCGCGGCAACCCCATCAAGCAGTAATCGCCGTCGGCGCCGCCGTTCACGACGCAATAATCGCAACCGCGAAGAGGTCACCGCGAATGGCCTTGGAACGGAGCCTGCCATCACCGACGATCAGGAAGATCGCGCGATTGATGAACTCGATTACACCCCACCACAGTTAGAAGAACCGCCAGTGGCAACGGTGGCAATAGCTAGCAGTGACGAAGGCGCCGTGATAGAGACGGTCGTGCCGTCTGAGCATCTGCCGCCCTCGCTTGCCGATGCTGCCGAACCGGTAGCGGTCGTTGTCGAGAGCGAGCCAACGCCTAAGACCGGCCGTAGCCGTCGCCGCCGTTCACGTAAGGCGACAGCAGAATCAACACCGACCGGTGAATCGTCGCTGCCTGAGACAACCGTTGCCGAACCATCGGTTGCCGAGCCGGTCGTGGCTGCTACCCCACCCGCCGAGCCGGTCGTGGCCGCTACCCCACCCGCCGAGCCAACACCATCGACCACGACCAATGGTAGCAGTGATCACGTCGATCTGACGCTGGAATTCAGCACAGAAGAGTGGCAATTATTTCGCACTACCATCCGCGAACTCGGTAAACCGGCTACGTTTCAGCAACTGCTGAGTGCGTTACAAACAGCACGTCGCAAGCATGGCTTGCCGCGGACAATGGAGGAGAACCGCACAATGCTCAAGCAAGCCATTCATCACGGTCTGCTTGAGCGCACCACTCGGAACCGCTACGTCTACTACACGTTGAAAGAACTTGAGTAG